The Helianthus annuus cultivar XRQ/B chromosome 16, HanXRQr2.0-SUNRISE, whole genome shotgun sequence genome includes a window with the following:
- the LOC110919228 gene encoding uncharacterized protein LOC110919228 has protein sequence MNAQTQDMINRRLANFHILATTAADPNLEQLIAPQSLPLFPTQPMELEPNPVDQIPMPDFDPAEIPRVPAPHPPDYDPWFDNHRDYQQRYPLEDEPMPNLAAYPNLDPLDPYFDNDQFIREILENPYPHEEPMPQFPDPIPAPALPMSTENVQELRTFGEEIL, from the coding sequence ATGAATGCTCAAACACAGGATATGATCAATAGGAGACTAGCCAATTTCCACATATTAGCCACTACAGCTGCAGACCCGAATCTAGAACAACTAATAGCACCCCAGTCGTTACCACTATTTCCCACACAACCTATGGAATTGGAGCCAAACCCAGTAGACCAAATTCCAATGCCTGATTTTGACCCAGCTGAAATACCTAGAGTACCAGCACCTCATCCCCCAGACTATGACCCATGGTTTGATAACCATAGAGATTATCAACAACGCTACCCACTAGAAGACGAACCCATGCCAAACCTAGCAGCCTATCCAAACCTAGACCCCCTGGACCCATATTTTGATAATGACCAATTCATCAGGGAAATCCTAGAGAACCCTTACCCACACGAAGAACCGATGCCTCAGTTCCCAGACCCAATACCAGCACCAGCCCTACCCATGAGCACtgagaatgtgcaagaactccgaacctttggtgaggagattttaTAA